AAGAGGTGTTGATATTGATTTCAACCTATTTCGTAACCTGACCAAAATTGCTGACTGGAGCTTTAACATTTTCCAATATAGGCCAAATTACAGCCCTCCTATTGCACACTTTCATTCTTCCCAATGgctttttttctgacatttttcaacaGTTACACCTTTTGTTTACCTAAGATAAAAAGGATAACACACATTTTGGAGATGGTTTTTATTGGATGACAATGATGTAAAATTAAACACCTTTTCTTTGATTTGGCTGAACTGATAGAAAACTGAGCTATGATTAGAAATAAGATGAAACCCAGACTGAATGAAGCTCCAACTTTAGAGCATGAAACAAGAACTTAAACTGTCTTACAGGTTCAATCAGACAACCAGGTGATAGTTTGAGACCTGTAAATTACAGTTAAACCACTCTTGATGTGTTTAGCTTCAAGAGACGTCTTTACCAGAGAGTTAAAGAAAGACCATGAAACTTTTACAGTGTATTTCCTCCAAACATTCTCACACATAAAACCTGCGTACAAACCAAAAAAGAGGTACAAACTGTAGCTTTTAAACTGTTATATACATGAAGGACAATCAAAACCAGAATAAGGACATGTTTTAAACTACACGTGGGCCCTTTTTGCTTCTCCGGAcacctcagagtctgcaggacgCTCCTCAGGGTGTCACAGGATAATctgtccccctcctctctggctAATCAGTTCCTGGTCTCGGGTGCGTTCGGGTCCTCAGAGTTGTTTTTGGTATAAACaagtaaatacaaaaagaagTAGTCTTGAGGTTGAGGTGAGACGTCCTTCAGGTTCGGTCTCGGATGTTGTCGCTGAGGAAAACGATGTTGTCTGAGGAACAGAGAGAAGTATTAATCACCTAATCTGAGTTTTAATTGCAATAAAGAGGTGaatgtgattttcttttctgaccTGCGATGATGGTGGTGGCCTGCCGTCTCACTTGGTTCTTGTCCACGTACTCCCCATAGTCCAGTTTACCCTCCACTAAAATCCTGGacctgaaacagagagagactcAGGATCAGTCTCATGACTCACAGAGAGGTTTCAAAGTTTGAGTCTTTTGTTGGATCAATTGGATTAAGAAGATTTATAAAGGTTTGATCTGAAGCAGGGAACCAAAATAAAGAGCCTCGAGCTTCACTCCGATTTCTATCTAGAGTCCAAGCTAGAAAATATTTTGACTTCTGGGCTGGAAAGTGTTCAAAATCACCTGGAACATATGAACGAAGGTGTACACAATGTCTGCGATTTAAGGTTTAAACTTTTGATTGATGATAGctgattttattctgttattatAGCATGTATGATTGATACACCCAGCTCAAaacagttactaaccatagacctttctggagttcctgagctcccttgtcccgtaggttcctgtaccagactccagctgctacaactactactatctgtctccccactatcatccctctctccaacacggtttcagcagatgtgtatctaacatgagtctggtcctgctggaggtttctgcctgttaaaggaagtttgtccttgccactgtaacttgctaaatgctgcaaagtgctctgctcatggtggattaagatgagatcagactgagtcctgtctgtaagatgggactggatcttatcttgatgttgggtctttgttaataatagaacaaagagtatggtctagacctgctctgtttggaaagtgtctgaggataacgtttgttgtgatttagcgctttataaataaagattgattaattgattaaacaTTAATAAAGTAAAGACATGTTGAAGGTTGTACCCTTTCTTGATGTACTGATACGCTACATCTCTCAGACCAGGCTTAAACACGGACACGCGATGCCACGTCGTCTTCTGACTGATGTCAcctgaagaaacaaaaacagacaaacatcagTCTGACTTATTCATGTCATATCATACAAAACATTAATGTCAAAGTTTTAGTTTGAGGTAtcaacaaaaagcaaaaaataaaggTAGATTCATCAACTGAAAGCGCCTTCAGTTTACAGGAAGAGTCCTTTACGACACAGCTAATGTTTTCACATAGATATTCAGATCATTCCTCATGACCGTGAGAGCTTTCTGATATACTATAGAACTTCTGTATCACAATACAACAAGGATTAGGCTTCATTTGTATTTCTCATCTCAGAAAATGATTTAAATAGTCAGGTAAAAAGAACGTCTCTCTTCACAAGAATGAACGTAAAATAAAATTGTTGAATGATGTGTTCAGGGACAGTATCACTGACTctctgctgcttaaattcaccGTCACATGCTGCCTTTGCTTGTTTTAAATCTTGAGATCAAACAACAATAATCTGTCATGTGTTCAGATGTCTGGAGCAACACTGACCTCTAGTGGTGAAAGATGAGAATTGCTTCAAATGTGCAACAATAACAGAGTAAACTAAACTTCATTATCTTGTGCTTTAAAGAGGCGGTTTACACAATGTTCTTTTACAGATTAATAACTCCATCAGTGTGTTAAGTTTCTTTCAGCTCAGATTCATTTCAAAGTTAAAACTACCCATGCTTTCAATCTCTTTTCAGTTTCGTAATGAGGTGTGCTATACCTGTCGGGCTCGTCTCTCCGTCTCCAGAGCGCCACATTTCGTTGGTTGCTACAGAGAAGATGGTGACGGGGTTTCGACCATCCACTTGTCTCATCACAGGGTCCTGACCCACTCGGCCTAACAGCTGAACTTTGTTTATCGCTGGAATAAAGACACAGATATCCCGGGTTTTAGACCATCTTCAGAGGTACTAATCAGAATTTACAGATCCTCCTCTGACCGTGAAACACTCACAAAGTTTACTCACATCTTTCCAGGATGAGGCTGGTGTCTGTGCTCGCATATCTCACCGCCTGTCTGAAAATCTGTGAAGATGAAAAAAGCTCTGTAAGAATGAAGACAAAGCGACCATCTTTCAGCACAGACATGGTTTAATATGAATCACTTCTGTCTCACCTGTGCTGAGGCACTTCTGAACATCTTTACTGTGCTGCACTGACCGCTCTGAGGGAAACGACGGGCAGCAGCTGAGGTTTACAAACGGatctgaacatgaaaaaataaaaataaagaagactaACATGAGCATCAAGTTTACTTAACGACACTGCTTGAttatacatttacaaatatCAAGTATAGAAAGGTTTGTAGTTTACCCTGGTATATATTTAGTCATGTTTCAATACACTTATTTTattagaataaaacacaaactacaGCCACAAAAACACCATAACGTCAAAGCAACGTCCACGAGTTTTAATGAAAGAGTTCACATTACCTAAATAAATCTAGGTTGGATTTGGATTAATTtctgtccaagctagtgtgaggtaaagagacgggggggggggggggcttcagccttttcgctaacagctacagggtgcctgccaatcaataaagtcagccatgtccttatttgggcaaaacttgttagttgaatatcttaaaaatactgagttataaaaaagtcATCCCCTGTactgtgtgccgatagagaaattagctattcagacccaaactattttttgaaccaggctgtaaacatgtttatttctgctgtaaagatcgtcctctttgaatgggtgtgtatgtggtttccggtggttctgcagccagcctcaagtggatgcttgagaaactgcagttttagcacttccgtatgggcttcatattttatgacCAGAAGTTGCCACTTGTACAAGACTGACCCTGGCAAACATAACACATTGATGACAGTGCCCCAGATAGGAAATAAAGCCAAAAGCTAAAAATGTTGCATAATTATCGCTATTATTTAGGGCGCCAGTTTGGCCCAGTGGTTGACtggtgcaccccatgtacagaagctacagtcctcaaGCGGACCACCTTAGTCCGATTTAGCCTGTGGCATGTtgctccccactctctctcccagttacCTAttttatccactgtcctatcctctaaGAATTAAAGCATGAAGCCCTAAATGTAGACTAAACCATAAATAAGCCGTATATgagactgaaaactgaaatatgAGATTGATATGCTATAAAACTGGtcataatattttttaaatgattaattaaGACACAATCTGCATTACCTAGACATTATATAGTAACTTTAAGTACCTAAGCTGATGAAAAAAGACAGATCCACAGTCATAATGTCAACCCAAAACTGCTGCTAGCTAAAGAGAGAGTAGCAGTGAAGTTACATAGAGAtaaagtgaagagagagagcacagcTAATGAACATAAAGCAGTTAAACAGGAAATTGAGACATTATTAGCTTAATCAATATTGAGTACATGAAATGTTGGTCCCTGTTTAACGATTTCAAATACCCATTTATTGAAGCCTGGGAGTTAAATTAGCTTGACCTCATGACTACAAACACTTGAGATGGGTGAATGATAAAGAATGAGGTCTTTATGTCAACATATGTTCACGCTATTACaacatgtgtgttcatgttaaCTCTACAAAGTCTACAAAGTCTgcatagtaaaataataaaggaaaCATTGTTGACATGGAGTCAAAGTCACTGACTGtcttcacagcagcagagaggctcTGAGCTCTCCCGCCATCAGGTGCTCACGTGAACTAATGTTTAAAGTAACGGTCGTCGTTCTGACCTCAGAGTGCATATTATAATGGCTGACGTCACAGTGGAATGGAACCGTGTTTCCTTTGATCGGTGTCAGAACGGtgacatcaaagacaaaaagaaCTGAATGATGAAAACTTACCAGGTGCAAGAAGGACTTCAGTAACCTCACGCTGTTTCCGGTACGTCTCCAACAGAGGTCCGACTCCGACAATCTGCTAGACGACGTTCCGCCTCCaaaaaaagttttgataaaaaaaaacatttttttacagtttaaagCGAGAAAATAACAACACTTATTGAAATTCACGTTTGCCATTGTCTCTAGCTGTGATGTTACTTTTTAAGTGGTTAAAGTTTCATAACGGATCATTTGTACCAAAAATTAAACttcagtaacatttaaaaaatatattctttCTTGAAAGGATGGgcaagcaaaataaacaaaactgttaTGGTGTAATTCTTCTTTTAAAGTCtgagaataaaatcagaattaaattgaagaggattagggcaactaaaaaatgttttagagGAGACAAGCAAaaagtatatttttttaaggtgTTATTTTcttaagaattctgactttaattgaAAAACAAAGTCTTCTCTAAATGTTTGAgttgaacacaaacatgaaaaagaattCAAGAATTTAATTTTGGAGTCCTTTAAATAATAAGATTCATAAATTTGAAACTTCATGAAAATATATCTAATTTGCTGAATAGGTAAAGTACTTTGTGATCATACAGAGtctcaaaaagagagagatatttaacattttgcacaCAAATTAAAGATCTTGTGCGCACAATAAAACCATCTTCCTGGAgcaagttattatcttgtgcacatagatatgtacatatatatgtatgtattatcTGTATAATCTGAAGTGCCATGTATGTGCATATTTTTGTTACCGTCTTTTCTATGATTTTACTCTGTGAAGTCTTGTTTTGGGTGATGCTCCATGCAAATAAATTAATGACCTCTTTAAGTATAACAATGTTGTTTATTGGGATGCATGTTTAAATAtgtgtaaatatgttttaaacaCATCTGCTTCTAATTGATTTGCATAAGTTAATTAGTTACTGTATTCATTTAATACAAACTATGCAAAATAACAGATTTACAACACAGTCTACATAACGTTTCATAACATTTGAGTAAATGCACCATCTTAATGATTTTAATCTCTTGACCATTACATAAAGGTGAACTCACCTTTACCCCTCTGTCATTTACCTGATCTCACCTGCAGGGAGAAGTCAGCTGGCATGCATGTATTCTCTGAGCCCTTGTGAACTTTACTGGACCGTGCGCCAGCCTCAGCCTCCGTGAGTCCTCTGTTATACCTGTttatcccatagactgtataaataaggttTATTCATAACTTTAATGAACTGGTCCTGCACATGTCTTAGggtgtaaatatttgttttattgatgtgtgataCTGCTGGTTCAGATTCTGCTGTTTTCTACCGAGTCGTGGCTTTGAGTTTGCTTATCGGCTAATAAATAACTTTGAGCGTG
Above is a genomic segment from Notolabrus celidotus isolate fNotCel1 chromosome 21, fNotCel1.pri, whole genome shotgun sequence containing:
- the ssbp1 gene encoding single-stranded DNA-binding protein, mitochondrial; this encodes MFRSASAQIFRQAVRYASTDTSLILERSINKVQLLGRVGQDPVMRQVDGRNPVTIFSVATNEMWRSGDGETSPTGDISQKTTWHRVSVFKPGLRDVAYQYIKKGSRILVEGKLDYGEYVDKNQVRRQATTIIADNIVFLSDNIRDRT